The following proteins are co-located in the Palaemon carinicauda isolate YSFRI2023 chromosome 30, ASM3689809v2, whole genome shotgun sequence genome:
- the LOC137623643 gene encoding LOW QUALITY PROTEIN: bone morphogenetic protein 10-like (The sequence of the model RefSeq protein was modified relative to this genomic sequence to represent the inferred CDS: substituted 1 base at 1 genomic stop codon), whose protein sequence is MTQEMRKYGDMTKVLKMVLEVRKKIYEAVVVPSIFANVETWSEIRDKDMKDLENLQYRIIRNMNQEPLIYFLFLPEGQDNGQSADLGGDERDAVRIHSLAFNVTVPRKERVTSAILRLYALITKDQYTYIGVERRIRIVMKVHKKEDGSSDESPSEVSVCQRDVYEVQNTWETFNVTSAVKYWLAHRSEPQILQIHIESVFSTVGEGGDLDVATAPKTDSEPLLLVYSKGTPHNLNKQELKQMIDHEYDEDVAALLHSQERRRRRRSSGTNKLQSPSSPSPRPKRSVAEEIEEESNMIFDGDIVFSDLPSHALTSLEDKRPRRRRPTGRKRRLKNSXKRKPLKVDFKDIGCDKWIIAPLAYEAYQCSGKCFYPLASHLSPTKHAVVQNLVHSLHPDRASRACCVPTKLGPISLLYVDSGPPTYEYSYNDMVVLECGCR, encoded by the exons ATGACCCAAGAAATGCGAAAATATGGAGATATGACAAAAGTATTAAAAATGGTATTGGaagtgagaaagaaaatatatgaagcaGTAGTAGTACCATCAATATTTGCTAATGTTGAGACCTGGagtgaaataagagataaagatatgaaagatctggaaaaccttcaatataggataataaggaatat gaaccaggaaccactcatttattttcttttccttccagAGGGTCAAGACAATGGCCAGTCTGCAGATCTGGGAGGAGACGAGAGAGACGCCGTCCGAATCCACTCGCTGGCCTTCAACGTCACGGTCCCTAGGAAAGAAAGAGTCACGTCGGCTATACTGAGACTTTATGCATTAATCACCAAGGATCAGTACACCTATATCG GGGTAGAGAGACGAATCCGAATCGTGATGAAGGTCCACAAAAAAGAAGACGGCAGCAGTGACGAAAGCCCCTCTGAAGTGTCTGTGTGTCAGCGTGACGTTTACGAGGTACAGAACACATGGGAGACATTCAACGTAACGAGTGCTGTCAAGTACTGGCTCGCCCATCGGTCGGAGCCCCAGATCTTACAG ATCCACATCGAATCCGTGTTTTCAACAGTAGGCGAAGGAGGTGACCTGGACGTGGCCACGGCCCCGAAGACGGACAGCGAGCCCCTCCTGCTCGTCTACTCCAAAGGGACGCCCCACAACCTCAACAAGCAGGAACTGAAGCAGATGATTGACCATGAATACGATGAGGACGTGGCGGCCTTGCTCCATTCACAG gaaagaagaagaagaagacgatcaTCTGGAACGAACAAGCTCCAATCACCCTCCTCGCCATCTCCTCGACCAAAGAGGAGTGTTGCAGAGGAGATAGAAGAGGAAAGCAACATGATATTTGATGGGGACATCGTGTTTTCAGACCTTCCCAGCCACGCCTTAACCTCGCTTGAAGATAAAAGGCCAC GACGTAGGCGACCTACTGGTCGCAAACGGCGTCTGAAAAATTCCTGAAAAAGGAAACCACTGAAGGTCGATTTCAAAGATATTGGTTGTGACAAGTGGATCATTGCTCCCCTGGCATACGAG GCTTATCAGTGCAGTGGCAAATGCTTCTATCCTCTGGCCTCACACTTGAGTCCCACGAAACACGCAGTGGTGCAGAACCTGGTTCATTCCTTGCATCCAGACAGAGCCTCTAGAGCTTGTTGCGTCCCTACAAAACTCGGTCCCATCTCCTTACTCTACGTAGACAGTGGACCGCCAACCTATGAATACAGCTACAACGACATGGTTGTGCTCGAGTGTGGCTGCAGATAG